The Halogranum gelatinilyticum genome contains a region encoding:
- a CDS encoding NAD(+)/NADH kinase produces the protein MKLAVRGDDELAQAAAAAGATLTDAETADLVVTVGEAEFVAVARDAPETPVLPVGADLGPFSLSPARDDLEDALDSLAAAEGSAVAHPVLSATVDGDEVARGVLDAMLVTSEPARISEYEVDFGDERVTDFRSDGVVVATPLGTHGYAHAAGAPVLQSGTGLAVVPVSPFSTRSSTWVADDDVTLTVARDDGPVSLVVDGAELQFVEPHQSVRLRVVDTVDLWRLPEMRLDRLEKL, from the coding sequence GTGAAGCTCGCCGTCCGCGGCGACGACGAACTTGCGCAGGCAGCCGCGGCCGCGGGGGCGACTCTGACCGACGCGGAGACGGCGGACCTCGTCGTCACCGTCGGCGAGGCGGAGTTCGTCGCCGTCGCCCGCGACGCGCCCGAGACGCCCGTCCTCCCTGTCGGGGCGGACCTCGGTCCCTTCTCGCTGTCACCCGCTCGCGACGACCTCGAAGACGCGCTCGACAGCCTCGCCGCGGCCGAGGGGTCGGCCGTGGCGCATCCGGTTCTCTCGGCGACCGTCGACGGCGATGAGGTCGCCCGCGGCGTCCTCGATGCGATGCTCGTCACGAGCGAGCCGGCGCGCATCTCGGAGTACGAAGTGGACTTCGGCGACGAGCGCGTCACCGACTTCCGGTCGGACGGCGTCGTCGTCGCCACCCCGCTCGGGACGCACGGCTACGCCCACGCCGCTGGTGCACCGGTGCTCCAGTCGGGGACCGGGCTCGCGGTCGTCCCGGTCTCGCCGTTCTCGACGCGGTCGAGCACGTGGGTCGCCGACGACGACGTGACGCTCACTGTCGCCCGCGACGACGGTCCCGTCTCGCTCGTCGTCGACGGCGCGGAACTCCAGTTCGTCGAACCGCACCAGTCGGTCCGACTCCGCGTCGTCGACACCGTCGACCTGTGGCGACTGCCCGAGATGCGGCTGGACCGATTGGAAAAACTCTAA